The proteins below come from a single Fastidiosipila sanguinis genomic window:
- the mnmG gene encoding tRNA uridine-5-carboxymethylaminomethyl(34) synthesis enzyme MnmG, whose amino-acid sequence MRSFEEVIKDEKYYLAGEYDLAVVGAGHAGCEAALAAARMGLKVVLFSMSLETIANLPCNPNIGGSAKGQIVREISALGGEMARVADKAGIQFRMLNSSKGPAVRAPRAQVDRSLYMDEMKHTLEKEENLHLRQAEIVELLSKKNADGKYEIEACVSMTNAIYKAKTFILTTGTYLDARIIIGETNYSSGPDNQRPAMDIIQSLRELELPLQRFKTGTPVRVNKNSIDFSKMEIQEGEEEPWTFSFLYGEDRPKEARRDQEACYITWTSTGTQSIIENNLYRSPLYGGEFHGVGARYCPSIEDKIVRFPDKERHQVFVEPMGVNTEEMYIQGLSSSLPEEVQLKFLKSVPGLENAVVQRTGYAIEYECINPYCLGADLNVKTVENLYTAGQINGTSGYEEAAGQGFIAGVNAARKVLGKDKFVLDRSEAYIGVLIDDLVTEGTKEPYRMLSSRAEYRLILRQDNADLRLTDLGYELGLVSEKQYEGFKQRRLDLENEIARIEAVRVTPSEKVNKFLEEKGTSALNTGASLADLLRRPQIKYLDLAEIDSDINTEDQVLIDSVENAIKYAGYIEIEQRRIDKFKKREQKVLPDDIDYKSITGLRNEAKEKLDKMRPESIGQASRISGVSPADIGVLMVYLEAKEKQEKYNAKKG is encoded by the coding sequence ATGAGAAGTTTTGAAGAAGTCATAAAAGATGAAAAATACTACTTAGCAGGAGAATATGATCTTGCTGTTGTTGGTGCTGGACACGCCGGTTGTGAAGCCGCTTTAGCAGCTGCAAGAATGGGGCTGAAAGTGGTGCTATTTAGTATGTCACTAGAGACAATTGCTAACTTGCCTTGTAACCCTAATATTGGAGGATCTGCAAAAGGCCAAATTGTTAGAGAAATCTCTGCTTTGGGTGGAGAAATGGCGAGAGTAGCAGATAAAGCTGGTATTCAATTTAGAATGTTGAACTCCTCGAAAGGCCCAGCAGTTAGAGCACCGAGAGCTCAAGTGGATCGTAGTCTCTATATGGATGAGATGAAACATACTCTTGAGAAAGAGGAAAATCTTCACTTAAGACAAGCAGAGATTGTTGAGCTATTATCCAAGAAAAATGCAGATGGTAAATACGAAATTGAAGCTTGTGTAAGTATGACCAATGCTATTTACAAAGCTAAGACTTTTATCTTAACTACTGGTACTTATCTTGATGCGAGAATTATTATTGGAGAAACAAATTATTCTAGTGGACCGGATAACCAAAGACCTGCCATGGACATTATTCAGTCCTTAAGAGAACTCGAATTACCTCTGCAAAGATTTAAGACTGGAACACCTGTTAGAGTTAATAAGAATTCTATTGATTTTTCTAAGATGGAGATTCAAGAAGGTGAAGAAGAACCATGGACATTTTCATTTTTGTATGGTGAAGATAGACCTAAGGAAGCTAGAAGGGATCAAGAAGCTTGCTATATAACCTGGACTAGTACAGGTACACAAAGCATCATTGAGAATAATCTTTATAGATCACCACTTTATGGAGGAGAATTCCATGGAGTAGGTGCAAGATACTGCCCAAGTATTGAAGATAAAATTGTGCGTTTTCCTGATAAAGAAAGACATCAAGTCTTTGTTGAGCCAATGGGAGTTAATACTGAAGAAATGTATATCCAAGGACTATCAAGTAGTTTGCCAGAAGAAGTTCAGTTGAAGTTTTTGAAGAGTGTTCCTGGACTAGAAAATGCAGTAGTTCAAAGAACAGGTTATGCAATTGAATATGAATGCATTAACCCATACTGCCTAGGAGCAGACCTCAATGTAAAAACAGTAGAGAACTTATATACAGCAGGACAAATTAATGGTACTTCAGGCTATGAAGAGGCTGCAGGTCAAGGTTTTATTGCTGGTGTAAATGCAGCGAGAAAAGTTTTGGGCAAGGATAAATTTGTACTAGATAGATCAGAAGCTTATATAGGTGTTCTAATTGATGACTTAGTGACTGAAGGTACCAAAGAACCTTACAGAATGCTTTCATCTAGAGCAGAATATAGATTAATTTTACGCCAAGATAATGCGGATTTAAGATTGACTGATTTGGGTTACGAACTCGGTCTAGTTAGTGAAAAACAATATGAAGGTTTCAAACAAAGAAGATTAGATTTAGAGAATGAAATTGCGAGAATTGAAGCTGTTAGAGTAACTCCGTCCGAAAAAGTTAATAAGTTCTTAGAGGAAAAAGGTACTAGTGCTCTGAATACAGGCGCAAGTTTGGCAGATCTATTGAGAAGACCTCAGATTAAGTACTTAGATTTGGCTGAGATTGACTCTGACATTAATACAGAAGATCAAGTTTTAATCGACAGTGTAGAAAATGCAATTAAATATGCAGGTTATATAGAAATTGAGCAGAGAAGAATTGATAAATTTAAGAAGCGTGAGCAAAAAGTTTTACCTGACGATATAGATTATAAATCAATAACAGGTTTACGTAATGAAGCTAAAGAAAAATTGGATAAGATGAGACCTGAGTCTATTGGTCAGGCAAGCAGGATTTCAGGAGTGTCTCCAGCCGATATTGGAGTATTGATGGTTTATCTTGAAGCAAAAGAAAAACAAGAGAAATATAATGCGAAAAAAGGGTAG
- the mnmE gene encoding tRNA uridine-5-carboxymethylaminomethyl(34) synthesis GTPase MnmE, with protein MLDEIIAAFATPVGSSGLQVLRVAGPGSAELVDKIFNFGPLPDFNKKRAIRSERRIAKLKGYQAAFGYLHDINDINKPLDQVVITKFVKGKSYTGEEQVEISLHGGAALRKETLDLVLRAGARLAEAGEFTKWAFINGKMDLSQAEAVMGIIEADTYRQHQAALRHLQGETAEKLQGVKERVYELLSALEVDIEYPEYEDFALQEELINSNIDFVLETLDKVVKSNKKGEVLREGLQLVLVGEPNVGKSSILNALSGEDRAIVTDIAGTTRDSIELKIDLGGIPLTLYDTAGIRETEDPIERLGVERSKELLNKADLLFLVLTPKIKSELEEEIDKFLRLSAGDRDYYIVLNKLDISGDHYSNLDSWEYLKKLKEEDKHFKGYLSVSASTGEAIEDLKDLVINYYENLSGSGANDLVLTSKRQQHLIESAFEVFKTIDQDRSILPNDILAAALRQGLELLSEITGENVSENMLDDIFSRFCIGK; from the coding sequence ATGTTGGATGAAATTATAGCAGCCTTTGCGACACCTGTTGGAAGTTCAGGATTGCAGGTTTTACGTGTTGCAGGACCGGGATCAGCAGAGTTAGTTGACAAGATTTTTAACTTTGGTCCTTTGCCTGACTTTAATAAGAAAAGAGCAATAAGAAGTGAAAGAAGAATTGCTAAATTAAAGGGGTATCAAGCTGCTTTTGGATATTTACATGATATTAATGATATAAATAAACCTTTAGACCAAGTAGTAATCACCAAATTTGTTAAGGGTAAATCTTATACAGGAGAAGAACAAGTAGAAATTTCACTTCATGGTGGTGCTGCTTTAAGAAAAGAGACATTAGACCTAGTTTTAAGAGCAGGAGCAAGATTGGCGGAAGCTGGTGAATTTACTAAGTGGGCATTTATCAATGGAAAAATGGATTTAAGCCAAGCAGAAGCTGTTATGGGAATTATCGAAGCAGATACTTATAGACAACATCAAGCAGCTCTTAGACATTTGCAAGGTGAAACCGCAGAGAAACTACAAGGGGTGAAAGAACGAGTGTATGAACTATTATCTGCTTTAGAAGTAGATATTGAATACCCTGAGTATGAAGATTTCGCATTACAGGAAGAGTTAATTAATTCAAATATTGATTTTGTACTGGAAACTTTAGACAAAGTTGTTAAGAGTAATAAAAAAGGTGAGGTTTTGCGAGAAGGTTTACAATTAGTATTAGTTGGTGAACCAAATGTAGGAAAATCTTCCATTTTGAATGCACTTTCTGGAGAAGATAGGGCTATAGTTACTGATATAGCAGGTACAACTAGAGATAGTATAGAGTTGAAAATTGATTTAGGTGGTATACCATTAACTTTATATGATACAGCTGGAATAAGAGAAACTGAAGATCCAATAGAGAGATTAGGAGTGGAGAGATCTAAGGAGTTATTAAACAAAGCAGATCTTTTATTTTTAGTTTTAACTCCAAAAATAAAATCAGAACTAGAAGAAGAAATTGATAAGTTTTTAAGGCTTTCAGCAGGAGATAGAGATTATTATATTGTTCTTAATAAATTAGATATATCTGGTGATCATTACTCTAATCTAGATAGTTGGGAATATCTTAAAAAATTAAAAGAAGAGGATAAGCATTTTAAAGGCTATCTAAGTGTCAGTGCAAGTACTGGGGAAGCTATTGAGGATTTAAAAGATTTGGTAATTAATTATTATGAAAATCTATCTGGTAGTGGTGCAAATGATCTAGTATTGACATCCAAGAGACAGCAACATTTAATTGAATCTGCTTTTGAAGTATTTAAGACAATTGACCAAGACCGTTCAATTTTGCCAAATGATATTTTAGCGGCGGCATTACGACAAGGTTTAGAATTGTTAAGTGAAATAACTGGTGAAAATGTATCAGAAAATATGTTGGATGATATTTTCTCAAGATTTTGTATAGGTAAATAA
- the gyrA gene encoding DNA gyrase subunit A, whose translation MAKNDNVSTFKTEGISADELFETNVNNVIPVNLEGEMKQAFIDYAMSVITDRALPDVRDGLKPVHRRILYSMQTQSLTPDKPYRKSATVVGEVLGHYHPHGDSSVYDAMVRLAQDFSMRHTLVDGHGNFGSRDGDPAAAYRYTEARLTKLGVAMMESINKDTVDFKPNFDGHDMEPVVLPANFPNLLVNGSTGIAVGMATNIPAHNLGETINAAICLMKNPEASVSELMEHIKGPDFPTGGTILGTEGIKETYETGKGRIVVRAEAEIHAKDNGRQEIIVKSLPYAVNKARLIEKIAEYVKEGKIEGISNIRDDSARDEQVRIVIELKRDANAKLTLNQLYKYSKMQEAFNANMLALVPGQDGSYKPELLTLRTALQYFLDHNRDVITRRIKFDLEKALARQHIVEGLRIAIDFIDEVIRIIRSSANEVEAKERLQERFDFSERQAQHIVDMRLGRLTALEREKLEAEYEELSKRIAEFRELLSNEEKLTELRISELTEFKETFADDRRTVIDIYGIDGIADESLIKREDVVVVLTKFGYVKRTPISTYEVQHRGGIGVSGLSTREEDQVVDMFAVSTHDVLLVFTDKGRVFKLKGYDIPEGSRTARGTAIVNILQLEADEKVKKIINLPNDVADEDGYDMSGTLFFATERGYVKRTNLEDFRNINKTGIIAIKLEDYDHLLNVEYLPEEDHDVMLITKNGKGIRFDQNDVRIMGRSTRGVRGINLDNDDEVIAVVPLRNDNVELLFVTEKGFGKKTYAQEFRAQSRGGKGLICYKASERTGGLVKASELYDFLDVIIMNQAGLIIRIPSAEIPNLGRYATGVHLMRVVKDDVLTYALVLKSDENDEVEGTELEDDLKESEDLYEDPEMIDKYNLDLDEEDQDDYDDLDSDYEEDADDDYL comes from the coding sequence ATGGCGAAAAACGATAATGTCAGCACTTTCAAGACAGAAGGAATAAGTGCAGATGAACTATTCGAAACTAATGTAAACAATGTAATTCCTGTAAACTTGGAAGGCGAAATGAAACAAGCTTTCATTGACTACGCAATGTCAGTTATTACTGATAGAGCCTTACCTGATGTTAGAGATGGACTTAAACCTGTTCACCGTAGAATTTTATATTCAATGCAGACTCAAAGTCTGACTCCAGATAAACCTTATAGAAAATCTGCTACTGTTGTTGGTGAAGTTTTAGGACATTATCACCCTCATGGTGATTCATCTGTTTATGATGCAATGGTTCGTTTAGCCCAAGATTTCTCAATGCGCCATACATTGGTTGATGGACATGGTAACTTTGGTTCAAGAGATGGTGATCCTGCTGCTGCATATCGTTATACTGAAGCTAGATTGACAAAACTTGGCGTTGCCATGATGGAAAGTATCAACAAAGATACCGTTGACTTCAAGCCTAACTTCGATGGGCATGATATGGAACCGGTTGTTTTGCCGGCCAATTTCCCAAATCTTTTAGTCAATGGATCAACTGGTATTGCGGTAGGTATGGCTACTAACATTCCAGCTCATAACTTAGGTGAAACTATTAATGCAGCAATTTGTTTGATGAAAAATCCAGAAGCTTCAGTTAGTGAACTTATGGAACACATCAAAGGACCAGATTTCCCGACAGGTGGAACTATTCTTGGTACCGAAGGTATTAAAGAAACATACGAAACTGGTAAAGGTAGAATTGTTGTAAGAGCCGAAGCTGAGATTCATGCAAAAGATAATGGTAGACAAGAAATTATTGTAAAAAGTTTGCCATATGCTGTAAATAAAGCACGTTTGATAGAAAAAATTGCAGAGTATGTTAAAGAAGGAAAAATTGAAGGTATCTCAAACATTAGGGATGACTCTGCTCGTGATGAACAAGTTAGAATTGTTATTGAACTAAAACGTGATGCTAATGCAAAACTTACCTTAAATCAACTTTATAAATATTCGAAGATGCAAGAAGCATTCAATGCTAATATGTTGGCACTTGTTCCAGGACAAGATGGTTCTTATAAACCTGAATTACTAACATTAAGAACTGCACTTCAGTATTTCTTAGATCACAACCGTGATGTTATAACTCGTAGAATAAAATTCGATCTGGAAAAAGCATTAGCACGTCAACATATTGTTGAAGGTTTACGTATTGCAATAGATTTCATCGATGAAGTTATCAGAATTATCAGATCTTCTGCAAATGAAGTAGAAGCCAAAGAAAGACTCCAAGAGAGATTTGATTTTTCTGAACGTCAGGCACAACATATCGTTGATATGCGTTTAGGCCGTTTGACTGCATTAGAAAGAGAAAAATTAGAAGCTGAATACGAAGAGTTAAGTAAGCGTATTGCAGAATTTAGAGAACTTCTAAGCAATGAAGAAAAATTAACTGAACTAAGAATAAGTGAGCTAACTGAGTTCAAAGAAACCTTTGCGGATGATAGAAGAACAGTAATAGATATTTATGGTATTGATGGTATCGCCGATGAATCTTTGATTAAGAGAGAAGATGTAGTAGTTGTACTTACTAAATTTGGTTACGTTAAGAGAACACCAATATCTACATATGAAGTACAACATAGAGGCGGTATAGGTGTAAGCGGACTTTCAACGAGAGAAGAAGACCAAGTTGTAGATATGTTTGCTGTATCTACACATGATGTTTTATTAGTGTTTACTGATAAAGGTCGAGTATTCAAATTAAAGGGATACGATATTCCAGAAGGTTCAAGAACTGCAAGAGGAACTGCAATAGTTAATATTTTACAACTTGAAGCAGATGAGAAGGTTAAAAAGATTATAAACTTACCTAATGATGTAGCCGATGAAGATGGTTACGATATGTCAGGTACCTTATTCTTTGCCACAGAGAGAGGATATGTCAAGCGTACAAACCTTGAAGATTTCAGAAACATCAACAAGACAGGTATTATCGCAATTAAGCTAGAAGATTATGACCACTTGTTAAATGTTGAATACCTGCCTGAAGAAGATCATGATGTAATGCTCATTACTAAGAATGGTAAAGGTATTAGATTTGATCAAAATGATGTAAGAATAATGGGACGAAGCACTCGAGGTGTACGAGGTATAAACTTAGATAATGATGATGAAGTAATAGCTGTTGTTCCTTTAAGAAATGACAACGTTGAGCTGCTATTTGTAACAGAAAAAGGTTTCGGTAAGAAGACCTATGCACAAGAGTTTAGAGCTCAAAGCAGAGGTGGTAAAGGTCTAATCTGCTATAAAGCTAGCGAGCGTACAGGCGGACTTGTTAAAGCTAGTGAATTGTATGATTTCTTGGATGTAATTATCATGAATCAAGCAGGATTAATAATTAGAATCCCTAGTGCTGAAATTCCTAACCTAGGTCGTTATGCAACAGGTGTACATTTGATGAGAGTTGTAAAAGATGATGTATTGACATATGCATTAGTTCTCAAGTCTGATGAGAATGATGAAGTAGAAGGCACAGAGTTGGAAGATGATCTTAAAGAGTCAGAAGATTTATATGAAGATCCTGAGATGATAGATAAATATAACTTAGATTTGGATGAAGAAGATCAGGATGATTACGATGATTTAGACTCAGATTATGAGGAAGATGCTGACGATGATTATCTATAG
- the rsmG gene encoding 16S rRNA (guanine(527)-N(7))-methyltransferase RsmG — protein sequence MTSEEMVKQDQMKVNEEINKVVGSGAYESKVDMPEEFTPEVEAELKVLEELLQNDGRFSDLQEKSILIYSEMVLRKNRYLNLTSITDAEGFYSKHIIDSLALLEFVDEIISENNQTKITFLDVGSGAGFPGIPIKIMRPEIEMVLLDSLNKRVKFLESVAQELKLDDINFLHGRAEDFAHLPEYREGFDIVTARAVAKLPTLLELTLPYVKKSAVFLAMKTSEEELKTAKKALNILGARVESEKNLILPFEAGERTIIKIRKDKSTPKKYPRQAGTPSKDPLI from the coding sequence ATGACTAGTGAAGAAATGGTGAAGCAGGATCAAATGAAAGTAAATGAAGAGATTAATAAAGTTGTTGGATCTGGTGCTTATGAATCTAAAGTAGATATGCCGGAAGAATTTACGCCAGAGGTAGAGGCTGAACTAAAAGTCTTAGAAGAGCTTTTGCAAAATGATGGAAGGTTTTCTGACCTTCAAGAGAAAAGTATTTTGATTTACTCAGAAATGGTTCTGCGAAAAAACCGTTACTTGAATTTAACTAGTATTACTGATGCGGAGGGTTTCTATAGCAAACATATTATTGATAGCTTAGCTTTGCTTGAGTTTGTTGATGAGATTATTAGTGAAAATAATCAAACTAAAATAACTTTTCTAGATGTAGGAAGTGGTGCAGGATTCCCAGGAATTCCAATAAAAATTATGAGACCAGAGATTGAGATGGTCCTGTTAGATTCTTTGAATAAGAGGGTGAAGTTTTTGGAATCAGTTGCACAAGAATTAAAATTAGATGATATCAATTTTCTACATGGAAGAGCAGAAGACTTTGCCCACCTCCCAGAGTATAGAGAAGGATTTGATATAGTAACTGCTAGAGCAGTTGCTAAACTACCTACACTTTTAGAATTAACATTGCCTTATGTGAAAAAGTCAGCTGTATTTTTGGCTATGAAGACTAGTGAAGAAGAATTAAAGACAGCAAAGAAGGCTCTAAATATTCTAGGAGCAAGAGTTGAATCTGAGAAGAATTTGATTTTACCTTTTGAAGCAGGTGAGAGAACTATAATAAAAATACGTAAAGATAAGTCTACACCAAAGAAATATCCAAGGCAGGCAGGAACTCCAAGCAAAGACCCTTTGATCTAA
- a CDS encoding sulfatase-like hydrolase/transferase yields MDLKENRKNIVFILADDLGAWALGYAGNNEVQTPNLDKLAKESQIFTNFYCASPVCSPARASILTGQIPSRHGVLDWIDGGHVDKSYIDDKGVEDPFGFYARERNAIRYLEDQTTYTDLLAKNGYRVGLSGKWHLGDSRHQQHGFSHWYTVVRGSAFYMHPDVVENGEVKIEDEYVTDLFTDSAIQFIEEAALKKDQPFYLSVHYTAPHSPWEPENHKEEDLNIYRNLALDSTPDVPDHPNSIPGINVYGTPNRRKNLEGYYAAITAMDRGIGKIIASLKEQGFYDDTIIIFTGDNGMNMGHHGVWGKGNATVPINMYDESIIVPCLFRVPEDENPGSKINNMYSQLDFFPTLMELVGISTDGLYLAGESFARLFDKGASRDGAETNGHGYIYMFDEYGPTRMIKNDRYKYIHRYPYGPHEFYDLLKDPNEDENLIDDENYNEIIDDLYIKLQSWYNEHMDPDKDGAKEAVTGEGQLTKIGKDSTSRKRFN; encoded by the coding sequence ATGGATTTAAAAGAAAACAGAAAAAATATAGTTTTCATTTTAGCGGATGATTTAGGAGCCTGGGCTCTGGGATATGCAGGTAACAATGAGGTGCAAACTCCTAATTTGGATAAGCTTGCTAAAGAGAGCCAAATTTTCACTAATTTTTATTGTGCATCACCTGTGTGTTCACCTGCTCGAGCATCAATATTGACAGGGCAAATTCCATCACGTCACGGTGTATTAGACTGGATAGATGGAGGGCATGTTGATAAAAGCTATATTGATGATAAAGGAGTAGAGGATCCATTTGGTTTTTACGCACGTGAAAGAAATGCAATTCGATATCTAGAAGATCAGACCACTTACACAGATTTGTTGGCTAAAAATGGATATAGAGTTGGTCTAAGTGGAAAATGGCATTTAGGTGATTCAAGACATCAACAACATGGTTTTAGTCATTGGTATACCGTCGTTAGAGGAAGTGCATTTTATATGCATCCAGATGTAGTTGAAAATGGTGAGGTAAAGATTGAGGATGAATACGTAACTGATCTTTTCACAGATAGTGCAATTCAGTTTATAGAAGAAGCTGCATTGAAGAAAGATCAACCATTTTACCTATCAGTTCATTACACAGCACCACATTCACCTTGGGAACCTGAGAATCACAAAGAAGAAGACTTAAATATCTATAGAAATTTAGCTTTGGACTCAACACCAGATGTTCCAGATCACCCCAATTCGATTCCTGGAATTAATGTTTATGGTACTCCGAATCGTAGGAAAAATCTTGAAGGTTATTATGCTGCTATTACTGCAATGGATAGAGGTATAGGCAAAATAATAGCAAGTTTGAAAGAGCAAGGTTTTTATGATGATACTATAATAATTTTTACCGGAGATAATGGTATGAACATGGGACATCACGGAGTCTGGGGTAAAGGTAATGCTACTGTTCCGATAAACATGTATGATGAATCGATAATTGTCCCTTGCCTGTTTAGGGTTCCTGAAGACGAGAATCCTGGTTCAAAAATAAATAATATGTACAGTCAGCTGGATTTTTTCCCAACTTTGATGGAGTTAGTTGGAATTTCTACTGATGGACTTTACCTAGCTGGTGAAAGTTTTGCGAGATTATTTGATAAAGGTGCTAGTAGAGATGGTGCCGAAACTAATGGGCATGGATATATTTATATGTTTGATGAATATGGCCCAACTAGAATGATCAAAAACGACAGATATAAATATATTCACAGATATCCATATGGTCCACATGAGTTCTATGATTTGTTAAAAGATCCTAATGAAGACGAAAACTTAATTGATGATGAAAATTATAATGAAATAATAGATGATCTCTATATAAAATTGCAATCTTGGTACAACGAGCATATGGATCCAGATAAAGATGGAGCCAAGGAGGCTGTTACTGGAGAAGGTCAGCTGACTAAGATTGGTAAAGATAGTACAAGTAGGAAGCGTTTTAACTAA
- a CDS encoding glycoside hydrolase family 125 protein has translation MKIKELAKKITELIPNEEAQKFFEPCFLSTWETTTEKIEDYKYFVITGDIPALWLRDSSAQVQHLLAFAPYSDEVKELIKGLSKTQVECILIDPYANAFNKTDSGAGHHTDITEMHPRLWERKYEIDSLCYPIRLAYQYWKVTNDSSIFTPDFKVAINNIIDLWTVEQRHENSPYTFERVDRIEEAGVLPNNGKGNPVAYTGMTWSGFRPSDDMCVYGYLVPSNMFAKVSLEQIAKIAELVYEDLELKERALNLKAEIEKGLAEFAVVDYKDLGSIYAYEVDGMGNHLFLDDANVPSLLSLPYLGAVAADDPIYLNTREFILSPENRTYYSGKYAAGIGSDHTPEDYVWHIALSMQGLTSVDENERKEILETIMNTDAGTYQMHEGFNVNNPEEFTRPWFAWSNSLFAEYLIDYFNLVEQFEKSLKN, from the coding sequence ATGAAAATAAAAGAATTAGCAAAAAAAATAACAGAATTAATTCCAAATGAGGAAGCGCAAAAGTTTTTTGAGCCATGCTTTTTGAGTACATGGGAAACCACTACAGAGAAAATAGAAGATTACAAATATTTTGTTATCACTGGGGATATTCCAGCACTTTGGTTACGTGATTCTTCAGCCCAAGTTCAACACTTGTTGGCTTTTGCTCCTTACTCAGATGAGGTAAAAGAGTTAATTAAGGGACTTTCAAAAACTCAGGTTGAATGTATACTCATTGACCCATATGCTAATGCTTTTAACAAAACTGACAGTGGTGCAGGTCATCATACCGATATTACCGAAATGCATCCTAGACTTTGGGAGAGAAAGTATGAGATAGACTCACTTTGCTACCCAATACGCTTGGCTTACCAATATTGGAAGGTCACAAATGATTCAAGTATTTTCACCCCTGATTTCAAAGTAGCAATTAATAATATTATTGATTTGTGGACAGTTGAGCAAAGACATGAAAATTCTCCATACACTTTTGAAAGGGTAGATAGAATTGAAGAAGCTGGAGTTTTACCAAATAATGGTAAAGGTAATCCAGTAGCATATACAGGTATGACCTGGTCTGGTTTTAGACCAAGCGATGACATGTGTGTGTATGGTTATTTAGTCCCTTCAAATATGTTTGCTAAAGTATCTCTAGAACAAATAGCAAAAATTGCAGAACTTGTTTATGAGGATCTTGAGTTAAAAGAAAGAGCTCTTAATTTAAAGGCTGAAATTGAAAAAGGTTTAGCAGAATTTGCTGTTGTAGACTATAAAGATCTTGGTTCTATATATGCATATGAAGTAGATGGAATGGGTAATCATTTATTCTTAGATGATGCTAATGTACCAAGTCTTTTGAGTTTGCCTTATTTAGGTGCAGTAGCAGCTGATGATCCAATCTATCTAAATACAAGGGAATTTATTTTAAGCCCAGAAAATAGAACTTATTACAGTGGAAAATATGCTGCGGGAATTGGTAGTGACCATACACCAGAAGATTATGTCTGGCATATTGCTTTAAGTATGCAAGGTTTGACAAGTGTTGATGAAAATGAAAGAAAAGAAATCCTAGAAACTATTATGAACACTGATGCAGGAACATATCAGATGCATGAAGGATTTAATGTAAATAATCCAGAAGAATTTACTAGACCTTGGTTTGCTTGGTCAAACAGCTTGTTTGCTGAGTATTTAATAGACTACTTTAATTTGGTAGAGCAATTCGAGAAGAGTTTGAAAAATTAA
- the jag gene encoding RNA-binding cell elongation regulator Jag/EloR — translation MKSITVEGKTVNEAIQSALLQLGVTENEVDIEVLQEENAGFFGIGSKDAKVKVSLLESAETIEAEELSYEDLDLEVEDVEVEEDDEDVEFSESEEDERSFEERIDLAAKAIEDFLNEVLDNFDLDGDNKVTVEVQENKISAEITGDDCGILIGRKGVTLRAIQYIASLVANKTAKTKVRFVLDIGRYKARHKENVAELAKRTAERAISTGQAFELTPMSAADRRVVHSALNDFPGIITYSEGEEPRRYVVIDLEYVDEDNSEFDEAEEVIND, via the coding sequence ATGAAGTCAATTACAGTTGAGGGAAAAACAGTTAATGAAGCGATCCAATCAGCATTGTTACAATTAGGAGTAACAGAAAACGAAGTAGATATTGAAGTGCTTCAAGAAGAAAATGCAGGATTCTTTGGTATAGGTAGCAAAGATGCTAAAGTTAAAGTAAGTCTTTTAGAAAGTGCAGAAACTATTGAAGCTGAAGAGTTAAGTTATGAAGATTTAGATCTAGAAGTTGAAGATGTTGAAGTTGAGGAAGACGACGAAGATGTTGAGTTTTCTGAATCTGAAGAAGATGAGCGTAGTTTCGAAGAGAGAATTGATTTAGCAGCAAAAGCGATTGAAGATTTCTTAAACGAAGTTCTAGATAACTTCGATTTGGATGGTGATAACAAAGTTACTGTTGAAGTCCAAGAAAATAAAATTTCAGCTGAAATTACAGGCGATGATTGCGGTATTTTAATTGGTAGAAAAGGTGTTACTTTAAGAGCAATTCAATATATAGCATCACTAGTTGCTAATAAAACTGCAAAAACAAAAGTTAGATTTGTTTTAGATATTGGAAGATATAAGGCTAGACATAAAGAAAATGTTGCTGAATTAGCAAAGAGAACTGCAGAAAGAGCAATAAGCACAGGCCAAGCTTTCGAGCTAACTCCAATGTCAGCAGCAGATAGAAGAGTTGTCCATTCAGCTTTGAATGACTTCCCAGGAATTATCACATACAGTGAAGGTGAAGAACCAAGACGCTATGTAGTAATCGATCTAGAGTATGTTGATGAAGATAATTCAGAATTTGATGAAGCAGAGGAAGTCATTAACGACTAA